Proteins from a single region of Starkeya sp. ORNL1:
- the rfbC gene encoding dTDP-4-dehydrorhamnose 3,5-epimerase encodes MIFSATDLEGVIAIDIEMQHDSRGYFARTMCRDEFTSRGLVVDYAQDSMSFNQIRGTLRGLHYQNAPCAETKIVRCVQGAIYDVLVDMRPGSKTYLAWQSFELSASNGKAVYVPEGLAHGFQTLADATVVQYRISAPYAAHAAAGIRYDDPLIAIAWPEPVTAISEKDASWPDLERYGERRPLRAVPT; translated from the coding sequence TTGATCTTCTCGGCGACAGATCTGGAGGGCGTGATTGCGATCGATATCGAGATGCAACACGACAGTCGCGGCTACTTCGCGCGGACGATGTGTCGAGACGAGTTCACGTCTCGGGGCCTGGTTGTCGACTACGCACAGGACAGTATGTCCTTCAACCAGATACGTGGAACCCTGCGAGGCCTGCATTACCAGAATGCTCCTTGCGCCGAGACGAAGATCGTCCGTTGCGTGCAGGGCGCGATCTACGACGTACTCGTCGACATGCGGCCCGGCTCGAAGACATATCTGGCCTGGCAGAGCTTCGAGCTCTCCGCTAGCAACGGCAAGGCTGTCTACGTTCCGGAAGGCCTTGCCCATGGGTTCCAGACGCTGGCAGACGCGACTGTCGTTCAGTATCGAATCTCGGCGCCTTACGCCGCGCACGCCGCCGCCGGGATCCGATACGACGACCCACTTATCGCGATCGCCTGGCCCGAGCCGGTGACCGCAATCTCCGAAAAAGACGCGTCCTGGCCGGATCTGGAGAGATACGGGGAGCGGCGTCCGCTGCGGGCGGTGCCGACTTAA
- a CDS encoding class I SAM-dependent methyltransferase, whose translation MLEALGVKAGGLPRVDVGTTISTLQPKKGCRFCGTALKHVFVDLGMSPLANSYLRRDDLGKPERFFPLRAYVCAECFLVQLEDYESPETIFSDYAYFSSFSNSWLDHARRYVRDISERFAIGEQSQVVEIASNDGYLLQYFVERNVPVLGIEPAGNVAEAARRRGVPTHVKFFGQETARELVREGIRADLLIGNNVLAHVPDLNDFVRGLKILLAGDGVATLEFPHLMRLMAENQIDTIYHEHFSYFSFLAVEKIFAARGLCLFDVEELPTHGGSLRIYARHDRIDARPVSPSVANLRRRETEFGLASLERYLAFAGRVHETKCRLLELLIAAKRSGKRVVGYGAPAKGNTLLNYCGIRSDFIDYTVDRSPHKQGHFLPGTHIYIDDPSRIRETQPAYVLILPWNLKDEIMEQMAYIRDWGGRFLVPIPFAQVID comes from the coding sequence ATGCTTGAAGCACTCGGTGTCAAAGCGGGGGGCCTCCCGAGGGTCGATGTCGGCACGACGATTTCGACCCTCCAACCCAAGAAGGGGTGCCGCTTCTGTGGGACAGCTCTCAAGCATGTGTTTGTCGATCTCGGAATGTCGCCGCTCGCCAACTCCTATCTGCGGCGCGACGATCTCGGCAAGCCCGAACGTTTCTTCCCGTTACGAGCGTATGTCTGTGCTGAATGCTTTCTTGTACAGCTGGAGGATTACGAGAGTCCCGAAACTATCTTCAGCGACTACGCGTATTTTTCGTCGTTCTCGAATTCATGGCTCGATCACGCCCGGCGCTATGTCCGCGACATCTCCGAACGGTTCGCCATAGGAGAGCAGAGCCAAGTCGTCGAGATTGCCAGCAACGACGGCTATCTGCTTCAATATTTCGTCGAGCGGAACGTGCCGGTCCTCGGCATCGAACCGGCCGGGAACGTCGCGGAGGCAGCGCGTCGACGTGGAGTTCCAACCCATGTGAAATTCTTCGGCCAGGAGACGGCGCGCGAACTGGTGCGGGAGGGTATCCGGGCCGATCTGCTGATCGGGAACAACGTCCTCGCGCATGTTCCAGATCTCAACGATTTCGTGCGCGGCCTGAAAATCCTGCTCGCCGGCGATGGCGTGGCCACGCTTGAATTTCCGCACCTCATGAGGCTCATGGCAGAGAACCAGATCGACACGATCTACCATGAGCACTTTTCGTACTTTTCGTTTCTAGCGGTCGAAAAGATATTTGCCGCGCGAGGTCTGTGTCTGTTCGACGTGGAGGAATTGCCGACCCACGGGGGCTCCTTGCGGATCTATGCCCGCCATGATCGGATCGACGCCCGCCCCGTCAGCCCAAGCGTGGCCAACCTTCGTCGACGCGAGACAGAGTTCGGGCTCGCGAGCCTCGAACGGTATCTCGCATTCGCGGGCCGGGTGCACGAGACGAAGTGCAGGCTCCTCGAACTCCTGATTGCGGCGAAGCGATCCGGCAAGCGCGTCGTCGGCTATGGGGCGCCGGCCAAGGGCAATACGCTCCTGAACTATTGCGGGATCCGCTCCGATTTCATCGATTACACGGTGGATCGCAGTCCCCACAAGCAGGGCCATTTTCTCCCGGGAACGCACATCTATATCGACGACCCGAGCCGCATCCGGGAGACTCAGCCAGCCTACGTCCTCATTCTTCCCTGGAACCTGAAGGACGAGATCATGGAGCAGATGGCATATATCCGCGATTGGGGCGGGAGATTCCTCGTGCCCATCCCGTTCGCGCAGGTGATCGATTAG
- a CDS encoding DUF4910 domain-containing protein has translation MIEKLAAYQRDSLEQDRFGVSKAEQAGQPAASHGSRTPRREAPHLASDSGGAMHSLIKELYPICRSITGDGVRATLGCLAPYLPLEIVEIPTGTQVLDWTIPREWNIRDAFIKRLSGERVVDFGNSNLHVVGYSAPVCALMSLADLRSHLHTLPAQPDWIPYRTSYYAETWGFCLSHNQFESLGDEVYEVCIDSTLEDGSLTYGECLIEGESSDEVLISCHVCHPSLCNDNLSGIVVAAALAQELSRRPTRYSYRFVFVPGTIGAITWLARNRSVLERVKHGLVLTCLGDAGRITYKKSRGGDAEIDRAVAYVLQQKASEFAIRDFSPDGYDERQYGSPGFNLPVGCLMRTPHGVFPEYHTSADDPNFVRPAALADSALTCLEVIDVIENNRIYRNLQPFGEPQLGRRGLYESLGGQIASDFRLAMLWLLNMSDGTNSLLDIAARAGLPWQSVKEARRALCQEGLLEVLAQEPA, from the coding sequence ATGATTGAGAAACTGGCGGCTTACCAGCGGGATTCTCTCGAACAGGATCGCTTCGGCGTGTCGAAGGCAGAGCAGGCGGGCCAGCCTGCCGCCAGCCACGGAAGTAGGACGCCACGACGAGAAGCGCCGCATCTAGCTTCGGATTCGGGCGGCGCCATGCACAGCCTGATCAAAGAGCTTTATCCCATCTGCCGCAGTATCACTGGCGACGGGGTGCGCGCCACGCTCGGCTGCCTGGCGCCGTATCTTCCGCTGGAGATCGTGGAGATCCCGACCGGAACACAGGTCCTAGACTGGACGATACCGCGGGAGTGGAACATCCGCGACGCTTTCATCAAACGGCTCTCGGGAGAGAGAGTCGTCGATTTTGGGAACTCCAACCTGCATGTCGTGGGCTACAGCGCTCCGGTTTGCGCCCTGATGAGTTTGGCCGACCTCCGCTCACATCTGCATACCCTCCCCGCCCAGCCCGACTGGATCCCTTATCGGACGTCCTATTACGCCGAGACATGGGGCTTCTGCCTTTCGCACAACCAGTTCGAAAGCCTCGGTGACGAGGTCTACGAAGTTTGCATCGATTCAACCCTGGAGGATGGGTCCCTCACCTATGGCGAATGCCTGATCGAGGGCGAAAGTTCGGACGAGGTCCTGATCTCATGCCACGTCTGCCACCCGTCGCTTTGCAACGACAACCTGTCCGGTATCGTCGTTGCAGCGGCGCTTGCCCAAGAATTGTCACGACGCCCGACCCGCTATAGCTACCGCTTCGTCTTCGTGCCAGGCACGATCGGCGCGATCACATGGCTCGCGCGGAACCGATCTGTTCTGGAGCGGGTGAAGCACGGTCTCGTTCTGACGTGTCTCGGCGACGCGGGCCGCATCACCTACAAGAAGAGCCGAGGCGGCGACGCCGAGATCGATCGTGCTGTCGCCTACGTGCTTCAGCAGAAGGCTTCGGAATTCGCGATCCGGGATTTCTCTCCGGACGGATACGACGAGCGTCAATACGGATCGCCCGGCTTCAATCTTCCGGTCGGCTGCCTCATGCGGACGCCTCACGGCGTATTCCCGGAATACCACACCTCCGCCGATGACCCGAACTTCGTGCGCCCGGCCGCCCTGGCGGATTCCGCCCTGACGTGCCTGGAGGTGATCGATGTGATCGAGAATAATCGGATCTACCGCAACCTTCAGCCCTTCGGGGAGCCGCAGCTCGGGCGCCGTGGCCTCTACGAGAGCCTGGGCGGTCAGATCGCGAGCGACTTTCGGCTTGCGATGCTTTGGCTCCTCAACATGAGCGACGGAACGAACAGCCTCCTGGATATCGCCGCCAGGGCAGGCCTCCCGTGGCAAAGCGTGAAGGAAGCTCGGCGAGCCCTCTGCCAGGAAGGCTTGCTCGAGGTGCTGGCCCAGGAGCCCGCATGA
- a CDS encoding class I SAM-dependent methyltransferase produces the protein MDLLKFYKKFKGGYADELAKKFISWNVHSHESARRLSALLESGEYARSNMKGAFSSPITRDVFYHSLALAPPNGLLMEFGVWSGDTINRIADHVGSSRTVHGFDSFEGLPEDWTDGYRKGTFNFHGKLPNVRHNVELHVGWFSDTLPKFMEMSADTISFLHIDCDLYSSTKTIFDNVGDRLIPGSIILFDEYFNYYGWKDHEHRAFEELIQQKSLAFKYTAYNTSEYNVSVQIIGKI, from the coding sequence ATGGATCTTCTGAAATTTTACAAAAAATTTAAGGGCGGCTATGCAGATGAATTAGCTAAAAAGTTCATCTCATGGAATGTCCATAGCCATGAGAGCGCAAGGCGGCTCAGTGCGCTACTCGAGAGCGGCGAGTACGCGCGAAGCAATATGAAAGGCGCATTTTCAAGTCCAATAACTAGAGACGTTTTCTACCACAGTTTAGCATTAGCGCCTCCAAATGGATTGCTAATGGAATTTGGTGTCTGGAGCGGAGATACGATTAATCGCATAGCTGATCATGTAGGCTCATCGCGAACCGTACACGGCTTTGATTCATTTGAAGGCTTGCCGGAAGATTGGACGGACGGCTATCGAAAAGGCACCTTCAACTTTCACGGTAAGCTCCCAAACGTTCGTCATAATGTAGAATTGCACGTAGGCTGGTTCAGCGACACCCTACCGAAATTCATGGAAATGTCAGCCGATACGATATCCTTTTTGCATATCGACTGCGATTTATATTCAAGCACAAAAACAATATTCGATAATGTCGGTGATAGATTGATCCCCGGAAGTATAATACTTTTCGACGAATATTTCAATTATTACGGCTGGAAAGACCACGAACATCGCGCTTTTGAAGAATTAATTCAGCAAAAATCTTTAGCATTCAAGTATACTGCTTACAATACGTCAGAATATAATGTTTCCGTTCAGATTATAGGTAAGATCTGA
- a CDS encoding site-specific integrase yields the protein MATAVNKLSARAVATIRDAGRHSDGAGLYLQVSPTGAKSWLFMFKRDGKRREIGLGSVRDVSLADARQKAAEARKLIDAGKDPLAERRATAAAERALEAKPTFAAVADSLIASIAPGFRNAKHLEQWRTTLGASYCSSIRDIAIDEITTEDVLRVLQPIWSTKAETASRVRGRIERVLDAAKAKGLRLGENPARWRGHLDSLLPKRQKLQRGHHAAMPYASVSAFVARLRASEGISACALEFLILTAGRSGEVMGARWAEFDLRAKVWTVPAERMKAGREHRVPLSARAIQIVTGLKEHRPNNDGGSAFVFPGAKQGASLSVMALDMQMRRLKSTDTVHGFRSSFRDWVGEETTFPREVAEAALAHTVGNEVERAYRRGDALEKRRKLMDDWALYCERDETTVGS from the coding sequence ATGGCCACGGCAGTGAACAAGCTCTCGGCGCGGGCGGTGGCGACCATCCGTGACGCTGGCCGACATTCGGACGGCGCTGGGCTTTATCTCCAGGTGAGCCCCACCGGTGCCAAGTCGTGGCTGTTCATGTTCAAACGCGACGGCAAGCGACGGGAGATTGGCCTCGGGTCGGTACGAGACGTCTCATTGGCTGATGCCCGCCAAAAGGCCGCTGAGGCGCGTAAGTTGATCGATGCTGGCAAAGACCCGTTGGCAGAGCGACGGGCCACTGCGGCCGCAGAGAGAGCTTTAGAGGCCAAGCCCACCTTCGCTGCCGTGGCGGATAGCCTCATTGCGAGCATCGCCCCTGGCTTTCGCAATGCCAAGCATCTTGAGCAATGGCGCACGACGCTTGGTGCGAGCTACTGCTCGTCGATCCGTGATATTGCAATTGACGAGATTACTACCGAGGACGTGCTTCGCGTCCTCCAGCCGATCTGGTCGACGAAAGCCGAGACGGCCTCTCGTGTTCGCGGCCGCATCGAACGTGTGCTTGATGCCGCGAAAGCCAAGGGGCTGCGCCTGGGAGAAAACCCAGCACGGTGGCGTGGTCATCTAGATAGTCTCCTGCCGAAGCGTCAGAAGCTGCAGCGTGGCCATCACGCGGCCATGCCTTATGCGAGCGTCTCAGCATTCGTGGCCCGACTGCGAGCCAGTGAGGGGATCTCGGCATGCGCTCTTGAATTTCTTATCCTGACTGCTGGCCGCTCGGGGGAGGTGATGGGTGCGAGATGGGCCGAGTTCGATCTCAGGGCGAAGGTGTGGACCGTGCCGGCGGAGCGTATGAAGGCTGGCCGCGAGCACCGGGTGCCTCTCTCTGCTCGTGCTATCCAGATTGTCACCGGGTTAAAAGAACATCGCCCGAATAACGATGGCGGATCGGCGTTCGTATTCCCCGGTGCAAAGCAAGGCGCGTCGCTCTCAGTCATGGCACTGGATATGCAGATGCGCAGACTGAAGTCCACCGACACGGTTCATGGCTTTCGATCATCATTCAGGGATTGGGTAGGGGAGGAAACCACCTTCCCGCGTGAGGTTGCTGAAGCAGCGTTGGCTCACACGGTCGGCAACGAGGTCGAGCGTGCCTACCGTCGCGGCGATGCTCTGGAGAAGCGCCGCAAACTTATGGACGACTGGGCACTTTATTGCGAGCGTGATGAGACGACGGTTGGTTCTTGA
- a CDS encoding efflux RND transporter periplasmic adaptor subunit, which produces MVWDVRPQVLRHRLASASAVCALALFAAGCGERNEYVPPPPPKVTYVLPKKEEVTRYLEFTGNTDSINQVDLVARVEGFLTSINYKDGSVVKKGDRLFVIQQDTYQANLDGAKAAQASAEAQYTNAETEYNRQATLGKQDFSSQAVVDKARTNMQQAAASVDSAKSNVELAQINLGYTVVAAPFDGVVTRHLADVGQLVGHGDPTKLASIVQVNPIYVYFNVNENQVLRIKEALAKRGKTLRDIGEVEVDIGLQTEDGYPHKGKIDYISPEIDPSTGTLQVRGLFDNQNLALLPGLFVRVRVPTQRIPDALLVDDTAIGSSQQGSYVMVVGKDNVVQQKDIVPGQLEGQFRVVESGLSADDKVITGGVQRAAPGAKVDPEAQPATP; this is translated from the coding sequence ATGGTGTGGGACGTGCGCCCGCAGGTGCTTCGGCATCGCTTAGCGAGCGCCTCGGCGGTATGCGCCCTGGCCCTTTTCGCGGCCGGCTGCGGTGAGCGCAACGAATATGTGCCGCCACCGCCGCCGAAGGTGACCTATGTGCTGCCGAAGAAGGAGGAGGTCACTCGCTACCTCGAATTCACCGGCAACACCGACTCCATCAACCAGGTGGACCTGGTCGCCCGTGTCGAGGGCTTCCTGACCTCCATCAACTACAAGGACGGCTCCGTGGTGAAGAAGGGCGACCGGCTCTTCGTGATCCAGCAGGACACCTACCAGGCCAATCTCGACGGTGCCAAAGCAGCGCAGGCTTCGGCCGAAGCGCAGTACACCAACGCCGAGACCGAATATAATCGCCAGGCCACGCTCGGTAAGCAGGACTTCTCCTCGCAGGCCGTGGTCGACAAGGCCCGCACCAACATGCAGCAGGCCGCCGCCTCGGTGGATTCGGCCAAGTCGAATGTCGAGCTGGCGCAGATCAATCTCGGCTACACCGTGGTCGCGGCCCCGTTCGACGGCGTCGTCACCCGCCACCTTGCGGATGTCGGCCAGCTGGTCGGCCATGGCGACCCGACCAAGCTCGCGTCCATCGTCCAGGTCAACCCGATCTACGTCTATTTCAACGTCAACGAGAACCAGGTGCTCCGCATCAAGGAGGCGCTGGCAAAGCGCGGCAAGACGCTGCGCGATATCGGCGAGGTCGAGGTCGATATCGGCCTGCAGACCGAGGACGGTTATCCGCACAAGGGCAAGATCGACTACATCTCACCGGAGATCGATCCGTCCACCGGCACGCTGCAGGTACGCGGCCTCTTCGATAACCAGAATCTCGCTTTGCTGCCCGGCCTGTTCGTGCGGGTGCGGGTGCCGACCCAGCGCATCCCCGATGCACTGCTGGTCGACGACACCGCCATCGGCTCCAGCCAGCAGGGCAGCTACGTGATGGTGGTCGGCAAGGACAATGTGGTGCAGCAGAAGGACATCGTCCCCGGCCAGCTCGAAGGCCAGTTCCGCGTTGTCGAGAGCGGACTGTCAGCCGACGACAAGGTGATCACCGGCGGCGTCCAGCGCGCCGCGCCGGGCGCCAAGGTCGACCCGGAAGCGCAGCCCGCCACGCCGTAA
- a CDS encoding multidrug efflux RND transporter permease subunit: protein MISRFFIERPVLSNVLALVFVLIGAVALFGLPVSQYPNVVPATVQVTTRYPGASARTLVDTVALPIEQQVNGVQGMLYMQSTSASDGSYTLTVTFAIGTDPDMAQVLVQNRVAIAMSSLPTAVQVQGVTTQKKSTSILQFVTLFSPDNKFDSLFLANYGVINLQDEIARLPGVGNVNIFGSGQYAMRVWLDPNQLQARGLTPEDVTNAIQQESQEVASGVVGAPPVPSGQNFQFTLNVAGRLNDAADYENIIVKVDNQNGGRITRLRDVARVEIGAQTYSQIFTFNGKPAAALGIYQLPEANSLQVATEVRAKMTELAKSFPPGLSYEIPFDTTVFVNASITEVYKTLFEAGILVLIVILVFLQDWRATLVPATTVPVTIIGTFAAMAAMGFSVNLSTLFAIVLAIGIVVDDAIVIVEGVARHIERGLPNREAAEKAMDELFGPIIGITLVLMSVFIPAAFLPGLTGQLYQQFALVIAATAFISAINAMTLKPTQCALWLRPPVPPEKRNFFYRGFNWVYDRAEHAYAGLIRHMVHASYLIVLVGLGLIGLAMWGLTKVPTGFLPTEDQGYVLIGAQLPDGASLERTQRVMDRISALASKNPAVENVIAISGISVLDNSATLPNGGVAYVMLKDWGVRDKAGQGLLEVYTSLNQALQSEMEAFTFVLVPPPIQGIGNASGFTMMVESKDGSFDFPELQSVTQTIVKNASTQSGLGHLSTSFRASVPQLFISVDRIKAETLGVTVGQVFGTLQGYVGSSYVTQFNKFGQTFQAYIQADANHRRTPAEILDLKVKTPSGVMVPIGTLAQIKEVFGPSLITLYNLYPASTIVGVPAAGFSSGQALSLMEQAANQALPPGMGFDWSAMSYQEKAVGNQIYYVFGLAILLVYFVLAGQYESWILPFAVLLAVPLALLGTVGALTGLGVANNLYTQIGLILLIALSAKNAILIVEFAREKRAEGMEIMEAATEAARLRFRPILMTSFAFILGVLPLVLATGAGANSRKSIGIAVFSGMLASTCLAVLFVPSFYTVLQRFEERGKRKKQASQPPIEPAAGEAHPAP from the coding sequence ATGATCTCCCGCTTCTTCATCGAACGGCCGGTCCTCTCCAACGTCCTGGCGCTGGTCTTCGTGCTGATCGGAGCGGTCGCGCTGTTCGGCCTGCCGGTGTCGCAATATCCGAACGTGGTGCCGGCCACGGTGCAGGTCACCACGCGCTATCCCGGCGCCAGCGCCCGCACCCTGGTGGATACTGTCGCGCTGCCGATCGAGCAGCAGGTGAACGGCGTCCAGGGCATGCTCTATATGCAGAGCACAAGCGCCAGCGACGGCAGCTATACGCTCACCGTCACCTTCGCCATCGGCACCGATCCGGATATGGCGCAGGTGCTGGTACAGAACCGTGTCGCCATCGCCATGTCGTCGCTGCCGACGGCGGTGCAGGTGCAGGGCGTGACGACGCAGAAAAAGTCGACCTCCATCCTGCAGTTCGTCACGCTGTTCTCGCCGGACAACAAATTCGACAGCCTGTTCCTCGCCAATTACGGCGTCATCAACCTGCAGGACGAGATTGCCCGCCTGCCCGGCGTCGGCAATGTGAACATCTTCGGCTCCGGCCAATACGCCATGCGGGTCTGGCTCGATCCGAACCAGTTGCAGGCGCGCGGCCTCACGCCGGAGGACGTGACCAATGCGATCCAGCAGGAGAGCCAGGAGGTCGCCTCCGGCGTGGTGGGCGCGCCGCCGGTGCCGAGCGGCCAGAATTTCCAGTTCACGCTGAACGTCGCCGGCCGGCTGAACGATGCCGCCGACTATGAGAATATCATCGTCAAGGTCGATAACCAGAATGGCGGGCGCATCACCCGCCTGCGCGATGTCGCGCGGGTCGAGATCGGGGCGCAGACCTACAGCCAGATCTTCACCTTCAACGGCAAGCCGGCGGCGGCGCTCGGCATCTATCAATTGCCAGAGGCGAACTCGCTCCAGGTGGCGACCGAAGTCCGCGCCAAGATGACGGAGCTGGCCAAGAGCTTCCCGCCCGGCCTCTCCTACGAGATTCCGTTCGACACCACGGTGTTCGTCAATGCCTCGATCACCGAGGTCTACAAGACGCTGTTCGAAGCCGGCATCCTGGTGCTGATCGTCATCCTCGTCTTCCTCCAGGACTGGCGGGCGACGCTGGTGCCGGCGACCACGGTTCCCGTGACCATCATCGGCACATTCGCGGCAATGGCGGCGATGGGGTTCTCGGTGAACCTCTCGACGCTGTTCGCCATCGTGCTCGCCATCGGCATCGTGGTCGACGACGCCATCGTCATCGTCGAAGGCGTGGCGCGGCATATCGAGCGCGGATTGCCGAACCGCGAGGCGGCCGAGAAGGCGATGGACGAATTGTTCGGCCCGATCATCGGCATCACGCTGGTGCTGATGTCGGTGTTCATTCCAGCGGCCTTCCTGCCGGGCCTCACCGGCCAGCTCTACCAGCAATTCGCCCTGGTGATCGCGGCCACCGCCTTCATCTCCGCCATCAATGCGATGACGCTGAAGCCGACGCAGTGCGCGCTGTGGCTGCGCCCGCCGGTGCCGCCGGAAAAGCGCAACTTCTTCTATCGCGGCTTCAACTGGGTCTATGACCGAGCCGAGCATGCCTATGCCGGACTGATCCGCCATATGGTCCATGCCAGCTATCTGATCGTGCTGGTCGGCCTCGGCCTGATCGGCCTCGCCATGTGGGGCCTCACCAAGGTGCCGACCGGCTTCCTGCCGACCGAGGACCAGGGCTATGTGCTGATCGGCGCGCAACTGCCCGACGGCGCCTCGCTGGAGCGCACCCAGCGGGTGATGGACCGCATCTCCGCCCTTGCCTCGAAGAATCCGGCGGTCGAGAACGTCATCGCCATCAGCGGCATCTCGGTGCTCGACAACAGTGCCACCTTGCCCAATGGCGGCGTCGCCTATGTGATGCTCAAGGACTGGGGCGTGCGCGACAAGGCCGGCCAGGGGCTGCTGGAGGTGTATACCTCGCTCAACCAGGCGCTGCAGTCCGAGATGGAGGCCTTCACCTTCGTGCTGGTGCCGCCGCCTATCCAGGGCATCGGCAATGCCAGCGGCTTCACCATGATGGTGGAGTCGAAGGACGGCAGCTTCGACTTCCCGGAATTGCAGAGCGTGACGCAGACCATCGTCAAGAACGCCTCAACGCAATCGGGACTGGGGCATCTGAGCACCTCGTTCCGGGCATCGGTGCCGCAGCTCTTCATCTCGGTCGATCGCATCAAGGCGGAGACGCTCGGCGTGACCGTCGGCCAGGTGTTCGGCACGCTGCAGGGCTATGTCGGCTCGAGCTACGTCACCCAGTTCAACAAGTTCGGCCAGACCTTCCAGGCCTATATCCAGGCCGATGCGAACCATCGCCGGACACCGGCGGAAATCCTGGATCTCAAGGTCAAGACGCCCTCCGGCGTGATGGTGCCGATCGGCACGCTCGCGCAGATCAAGGAGGTGTTCGGCCCCTCGCTGATCACGCTGTACAATCTCTACCCGGCCTCGACCATCGTCGGCGTACCGGCCGCCGGCTTCTCCTCCGGCCAGGCGCTCTCGCTCATGGAGCAGGCCGCCAACCAGGCGCTGCCGCCGGGCATGGGCTTCGATTGGTCGGCGATGTCGTATCAGGAGAAGGCGGTCGGCAATCAGATCTATTACGTGTTCGGCCTCGCTATCCTGCTGGTCTATTTCGTGCTGGCCGGCCAGTATGAGAGCTGGATCCTGCCGTTCGCGGTGCTGCTCGCGGTGCCGCTCGCCTTGCTCGGCACCGTCGGCGCGCTCACCGGGCTCGGCGTCGCCAACAATCTCTACACCCAGATCGGCCTCATCCTGCTGATTGCGCTCTCGGCGAAGAACGCCATCCTCATCGTCGAGTTTGCCCGCGAGAAACGGGCGGAGGGCATGGAGATCATGGAAGCGGCGACCGAGGCGGCACGGCTGCGCTTCCGCCCGATCCTGATGACCTCCTTCGCCTTCATCCTCGGCGTGCTGCCGCTGGTGCTCGCCACCGGCGCCGGCGCCAACTCGCGCAAGTCGATCGGCATCGCGGTTTTCAGCGGCATGCTGGCCTCCACCTGCCTCGCCGTGCTGTTCGTGCCGTCCTTCTACACGGTGCTCCAGCGCTTCGAGGAGCGCGGCAAGCGCAAGAAGCAGGCAAGCCAGCCGCCGATCGAGCCGGCAGCGGGTGAAGCTCACCCGGCACCATGA